In Microbacterium enclense, one genomic interval encodes:
- a CDS encoding L,D-transpeptidase family protein codes for MTDGANSTDGATYAWAPPEPTKRKNRSGLWIGIPAGATAVALLAASFVLIAPGASVAGVQIGGLTAGAAAQAISDRLATTSIAVESPVGSVTVTGAELGATVDAQAIADKAFSENPMWKPSSWFPAGTGVSINVDPAKASAALRDLAPDTYKAPVDATVAYDAGSQSYVSTPAQPGEGIDPAAVTAALQSAFDAGTVSTTAQAGVVPVEAPVTTEEADAAVAQLNGILDNAGFYVGDERTVPVDRATAASWLTVTPDGQGAFAISADEAAIQQAVNGLPAAVDRGAVNADVIVDKGGEVIHTNTEGQTGRALGDTSGVAAAFASQLAEGNGKFALAVSETPFETTKTERWIDVNLSTQTTTLWQNGQVYRSWSISSGAGEHATHTGEFRIGWKTSMQDMGCVPGYDYCTKDVPWVAYFNGDEGFHGTYWHNNFGTPMSHGCINMTISAAKELYDWAYRGTEVSVHY; via the coding sequence ATGACCGACGGCGCAAACAGCACCGACGGCGCGACGTACGCGTGGGCACCGCCCGAGCCGACCAAGCGCAAGAACCGATCGGGCCTGTGGATCGGCATCCCGGCGGGTGCGACGGCTGTCGCGCTGCTGGCCGCCTCGTTCGTCCTCATCGCCCCCGGTGCGTCGGTCGCCGGTGTGCAGATCGGCGGTCTCACGGCAGGCGCCGCCGCGCAGGCGATCTCCGACCGTCTGGCCACCACGAGCATCGCGGTCGAGAGCCCGGTCGGGTCGGTGACCGTGACCGGTGCCGAGCTCGGCGCGACGGTCGACGCGCAGGCCATCGCCGACAAGGCCTTCTCCGAGAACCCGATGTGGAAGCCCTCGTCGTGGTTCCCCGCCGGAACCGGTGTGTCGATCAACGTCGACCCCGCCAAGGCCTCGGCCGCGCTCCGCGATCTCGCCCCCGACACCTACAAGGCCCCCGTCGACGCCACCGTCGCGTACGACGCCGGTTCGCAGTCCTACGTCTCGACCCCAGCCCAGCCCGGCGAGGGCATCGACCCCGCCGCGGTCACCGCCGCGCTCCAGAGCGCCTTCGACGCCGGCACGGTCAGCACGACCGCGCAGGCGGGCGTCGTCCCGGTCGAGGCTCCCGTGACCACCGAAGAAGCCGATGCCGCCGTGGCTCAGCTGAACGGCATCCTCGACAACGCCGGTTTCTACGTCGGTGACGAGCGCACCGTGCCCGTCGACCGCGCCACGGCCGCCTCCTGGCTGACCGTGACGCCCGACGGCCAGGGAGCCTTCGCGATCTCGGCCGACGAAGCCGCGATCCAGCAGGCCGTCAACGGGCTCCCCGCTGCGGTCGATCGCGGTGCGGTCAACGCCGACGTGATCGTCGACAAGGGCGGCGAGGTCATCCACACGAACACCGAGGGCCAGACGGGACGCGCGCTCGGCGACACCTCCGGCGTCGCAGCAGCTTTCGCCTCCCAGCTCGCCGAGGGCAACGGAAAGTTCGCCCTGGCCGTGAGCGAGACGCCGTTCGAGACGACGAAGACCGAGCGCTGGATCGACGTCAACCTCAGCACGCAGACCACGACGCTGTGGCAGAACGGTCAGGTCTACCGGTCCTGGTCGATCTCCTCGGGTGCGGGCGAGCACGCCACCCACACGGGCGAGTTCCGCATCGGCTGGAAGACGTCGATGCAGGACATGGGCTGCGTTCCCGGCTACGACTACTGCACGAAGGACGTCCCCTGGGTCGCCTACTTCAACGGTGACGAGGGCTTCCACGGAACGTACTGGCACAACAACTTCGGCACGCCCATGAGCCACGGATGCATCAACATGACGATCTCCGCGGCGAAGGAGCTCTACGACTGGGCCTACCGGGGCACCGAGGTGTCGGTCCACTACTGA